From Synoicihabitans lomoniglobus, the proteins below share one genomic window:
- a CDS encoding type II toxin-antitoxin system VapC family toxin: protein MNSSRILVDNNALSDLFVGDEGLQADAERLRRKFRDWMAPPLCRYEFGNVLRTYVRAGRRTEEVAQSMLGKGLGMVRFCEEPSDEVILGVAMASNLTFYDATYVACARALSLTLYTRDGDILRNCPDVARRISEA from the coding sequence ATGAACTCGTCTCGAATTCTGGTGGATAACAACGCGCTCTCGGACCTGTTCGTCGGAGATGAGGGGTTGCAGGCGGATGCAGAGAGATTGAGGCGGAAGTTTCGTGATTGGATGGCTCCACCTCTTTGTCGCTACGAGTTCGGTAATGTATTGCGGACATATGTGCGAGCGGGGCGGCGGACGGAAGAGGTCGCCCAGTCGATGCTTGGGAAGGGACTGGGGATGGTGAGATTTTGCGAAGAGCCGTCCGACGAAGTGATTCTGGGGGTGGCGATGGCCAGCAATCTGACGTTTTACGATGCGACGTATGTTGCTTGTGCGAGGGCGCTGAGTCTGACGCTTTACACTCGGGACGGCGATATTCTGAGGAATTGTCCGGATGTGGCTCGCCGTATTTCAGAGGCGTAA
- a CDS encoding peptide ABC transporter substrate-binding protein: MLPRGLALGLAGLLLLTVCGCGSRETVVERGNREGVLHSAVGAEPESLDPHVITAYTTMQLELAFFEGLTAVDEATSKPLPAAARSWEVSDDGLTWTFHLAPDLKWSDGTAITAPTFRDSFARALAPAMAAEYAYVLYNIKHAAAFNAGEITDFARVGVRAPDDATLVFELAQPTPGLASILTLAIAFPVPLHVIAQHGDLHSRSNRWTRPENIVGNGPFKVAEWSPNQRLTGVRNPNFRDAANVTLNGVAFYPYENATAQEAAFRAGQLHLTSEVPLTKIAPYRAEHPDQLRIDPFVLTGFMRFNTTRPPFDDVRVRRALTMAIDRTALTDHVFKAGETVATSLNPPGIGGYTARAAIGYDPDQARTLLAAAGYPGGKGFPVVEAMSRAREMNQSLLEAIQQMWRRELGIEMRVAMKEQRVWLDDETQLNYELSNARWIGDYVDPLTFLELFLTDSGNNSTGWGNATYDQLVSRASATADEAQRFELYQQAEAILIAESPIAPIYHGTQSYLIRPEVKGWPPSLLGFHRYHIVRLEP, encoded by the coding sequence ATGCTTCCACGTGGACTCGCCCTGGGTTTGGCCGGCCTTCTTCTCCTCACCGTGTGCGGTTGCGGTTCCCGCGAAACCGTCGTCGAACGAGGCAACCGCGAGGGCGTCCTGCACTCCGCCGTGGGGGCCGAGCCCGAGAGTCTCGATCCCCACGTCATCACGGCCTACACCACCATGCAGCTGGAGCTGGCGTTCTTCGAAGGCCTCACCGCCGTCGATGAGGCCACCTCGAAACCCCTCCCGGCCGCGGCCCGGAGTTGGGAGGTTTCCGACGACGGACTCACCTGGACCTTTCACCTCGCGCCCGACTTGAAGTGGTCCGACGGCACCGCCATCACCGCACCCACGTTTCGCGATTCATTCGCCCGCGCGCTCGCTCCCGCCATGGCCGCCGAATACGCCTACGTGCTCTACAACATCAAGCACGCCGCCGCCTTCAACGCCGGTGAGATCACCGACTTTGCCCGAGTCGGGGTGCGTGCGCCCGACGATGCCACGTTGGTTTTCGAACTCGCCCAACCCACGCCCGGCCTCGCTTCGATCCTCACCCTCGCCATCGCGTTCCCCGTGCCCCTCCATGTGATCGCGCAACACGGCGACCTGCACTCGCGCTCCAATCGCTGGACTCGCCCGGAAAACATCGTCGGCAATGGCCCGTTCAAAGTCGCGGAGTGGTCGCCCAACCAACGCCTCACCGGCGTGCGTAATCCCAATTTTCGCGACGCCGCCAACGTCACGCTCAACGGCGTCGCATTTTACCCCTACGAAAATGCCACCGCGCAGGAAGCGGCCTTTCGCGCCGGCCAACTCCACCTCACCTCGGAGGTGCCCCTCACCAAGATCGCCCCGTATCGCGCCGAGCATCCGGACCAACTGCGCATCGACCCGTTCGTGCTCACCGGCTTCATGCGGTTCAATACGACGCGCCCTCCGTTCGACGACGTGCGGGTGCGCCGCGCCCTCACCATGGCGATCGACCGCACCGCGTTGACCGACCACGTTTTCAAGGCCGGTGAAACCGTCGCCACCAGCCTCAATCCTCCCGGCATCGGCGGTTACACCGCCCGGGCCGCCATCGGCTACGATCCCGATCAAGCCCGCACCCTGCTCGCCGCCGCCGGTTACCCGGGAGGCAAAGGTTTTCCCGTGGTCGAAGCCATGTCGCGCGCCCGGGAAATGAACCAGTCCTTGCTCGAAGCCATCCAACAAATGTGGCGCCGCGAACTCGGAATCGAAATGCGCGTGGCGATGAAGGAGCAACGCGTGTGGCTCGACGACGAAACCCAACTCAACTACGAACTCTCCAACGCGCGCTGGATCGGCGACTACGTCGACCCGCTCACATTTCTGGAATTGTTCCTCACCGACAGTGGCAACAACTCCACCGGCTGGGGCAACGCCACCTATGATCAATTGGTGAGCCGCGCCAGCGCCACCGCCGACGAGGCCCAGCGCTTCGAACTCTACCAGCAGGCCGAGGCCATTCTCATCGCGGAGTCGCCCATCGCCCCCATCTATCACGGCACCCAGTCCTACCTCATCCGACCGGAAGTCAAAGGCTGGCCGCCTTCCCTGCTCGGCTTTCACCGCTATCATATCGTGCGATTGGAACCCTGA
- the cas3 gene encoding CRISPR-associated helicase Cas3' produces the protein MTHYAHTTDGPSSTWEPLFTPDCATLTDGHCSHCAALERDHGHLNKVAHLASEFAAAMFPPGPDRESAREWGRLTGLWHDLGKFAPEWQTYLKSKADPHASENQANPPRKEDHSTAGAVHSHGLTPFGDLLSYIIAGHHAGLADANQLFTERLPKSINEWRSHAESAAVPLTESIPAPPLSRSDAGNDGMAFMLRFFFSCLVDADFLATESFMQPKLDSLRQPWPEDTLFRMLVALETHLEKEFGSPGEDPVNQARDIVRHDCIHAAENEHGFFSLTVPTGGGKTLSSLLFALRHALRNGQQRVVLVIPFTSIIKQNADVFRQVFCDLSNEMGREIVLEHHSKFDPRKETEQNRLAAENWDAPLVVTTNVQFFESLFANRTSACRKLHRIARSVLIFDEVQALPSSLLHPILRALRCLVHDLHSTAVLCTATQPAVDRRDDFDIGIPPEEITAIIRDESALFHTLERVTSQDLGLVDDDQLLAHLLPHAASGCLLILNTTKAARTFHEKLSHHTNALHLSARMCPAHVVAVLDAAKTLRKSGQSVVLVSTQLIEAGVDISFPTVYRAECGLDSFAQAAGRCNRNGELKTADGTRVKGRVFLFSPTDHPIPKGLADISANAAITRAQILPNLGNRDLLDPPLIRTYFEHAIWQAGPKTDRWDKPHIVSGEACFNPNDQSDSWARTYKFKTAAERFRLIDTNTHPVLIPWGVEGQQLAQEIRDLKKQNRVPNRSHYRRAQQFTVQVYDGEWQHLKTQVSLHCEEAFAILEHPENAYHPQTGLKRPDAPSDPNAFCL, from the coding sequence ATGACGCACTACGCGCACACCACTGACGGCCCATCATCCACTTGGGAACCGCTCTTCACTCCCGATTGTGCAACGCTCACCGACGGGCATTGCTCGCACTGCGCAGCTCTCGAACGCGACCACGGCCACCTCAACAAAGTCGCCCACCTCGCCTCCGAATTCGCGGCCGCCATGTTCCCGCCCGGCCCCGACCGCGAATCCGCCCGCGAGTGGGGTCGCCTCACCGGCCTCTGGCACGACCTCGGCAAATTCGCGCCCGAGTGGCAAACTTACCTCAAGTCCAAGGCTGATCCACACGCCTCCGAGAATCAGGCCAATCCACCAAGAAAGGAAGATCACTCAACCGCAGGAGCCGTGCACAGCCACGGGCTTACTCCTTTCGGAGACCTGCTCAGCTACATTATCGCCGGGCATCACGCCGGACTAGCCGATGCCAACCAGTTGTTCACCGAACGACTCCCAAAATCCATCAACGAATGGCGTTCGCATGCCGAATCCGCCGCCGTCCCCCTAACCGAATCCATACCCGCGCCGCCCCTTAGTCGATCCGATGCGGGAAACGACGGCATGGCTTTCATGCTTCGCTTCTTCTTTTCCTGCCTCGTCGATGCCGACTTCCTCGCCACCGAGTCTTTCATGCAGCCGAAGCTCGATAGCCTCCGACAACCTTGGCCCGAGGACACGCTCTTCCGCATGCTCGTTGCTCTTGAAACCCATCTGGAGAAAGAATTCGGGAGTCCCGGCGAGGACCCCGTCAATCAAGCCCGCGATATAGTCCGGCACGACTGTATCCACGCTGCTGAAAACGAACATGGTTTCTTCTCCCTCACCGTCCCCACCGGCGGCGGAAAGACCCTCTCATCCCTGCTTTTCGCTCTCCGCCACGCCCTACGGAACGGCCAACAACGAGTCGTCCTCGTCATCCCCTTCACAAGCATCATCAAGCAAAACGCCGACGTCTTCCGCCAAGTCTTCTGCGACCTTTCAAATGAAATGGGCCGGGAAATCGTTCTCGAGCACCACTCCAAGTTCGATCCGAGAAAAGAGACCGAACAAAACCGCCTAGCGGCGGAGAACTGGGACGCTCCGCTCGTCGTCACCACCAACGTCCAATTCTTCGAATCCCTCTTCGCCAACCGCACCAGTGCCTGCCGCAAGCTCCACCGCATCGCCCGCAGTGTCCTGATCTTTGACGAAGTCCAAGCGCTCCCCAGTTCGCTACTCCATCCGATCCTCCGCGCGCTTCGCTGTCTCGTCCACGACCTTCACTCTACCGCCGTCCTATGCACGGCCACTCAGCCCGCTGTCGATCGTCGCGATGATTTCGACATCGGCATCCCGCCCGAAGAAATCACCGCCATCATCCGTGACGAATCCGCCCTCTTTCACACCCTGGAACGCGTCACCAGCCAAGACCTCGGCCTCGTCGACGACGACCAGCTCCTCGCCCATCTCCTCCCCCACGCTGCCTCCGGCTGTCTCCTCATCCTCAACACCACCAAAGCCGCGAGGACGTTTCACGAGAAACTGAGCCACCACACCAACGCTCTCCATCTCTCCGCCCGTATGTGTCCGGCGCATGTGGTCGCCGTTCTCGATGCAGCCAAAACCCTGCGGAAATCAGGACAATCCGTCGTCCTCGTCTCCACCCAACTCATCGAAGCCGGTGTCGATATCAGCTTCCCGACGGTTTACCGCGCCGAATGCGGTCTCGATTCCTTCGCCCAAGCCGCCGGTCGCTGCAATCGGAACGGCGAACTTAAAACAGCCGACGGCACCCGCGTCAAAGGCCGCGTCTTTCTCTTCTCCCCCACTGACCACCCCATCCCGAAAGGTCTCGCCGACATCAGCGCCAACGCCGCGATCACCCGCGCCCAAATCCTCCCCAATCTCGGAAACCGCGATCTCCTCGACCCCCCGCTCATTCGCACTTATTTCGAGCACGCCATCTGGCAAGCGGGACCCAAAACCGACCGTTGGGACAAACCCCACATCGTCTCCGGCGAAGCCTGCTTCAACCCGAATGACCAAAGCGACTCATGGGCTCGCACCTACAAATTCAAAACTGCCGCTGAACGATTTCGCCTCATCGACACCAACACCCATCCCGTCCTCATCCCGTGGGGAGTGGAAGGCCAGCAACTCGCCCAGGAAATCCGCGACCTCAAAAAACAAAACCGCGTCCCCAACCGCAGCCACTACCGCCGCGCCCAGCAATTCACGGTCCAAGTCTATGACGGCGAGTGGCAGCACCTCAAAACCCAAGTCAGCCTCCACTGCGAAGAAGCCTTCGCCATTCTCGAGCACCCTGAAAACGCCTACCACCCTCAAACCGGTCTCAAACGCCCCGACGCCCCCTCCGATCCCAACGCCTTTTGCCTGTGA
- a CDS encoding DNA-3-methyladenine glycosylase 2 → MSDPGWTPWTPLDGAPTFPPAVLAEQLDGGQAFRWHRQPDDSWQGQWSTHLARLRLAPGRAGSPSPPLQSPQPTDSKAASSPTAPPSTPLTSPQHLEWSAPIATAPTTEPALRHYLACDDTTAAILPTASDPHLATCVAAYPGLRILRQPFGETLLGFLCSATKQIVQIKQMIALLAERHGAPLPPAACHLLGDKLPRALPTWAQLATVTEADLRACQLGFRARYIKGTADMLAAEPDWLATTAQLPFTAAKTRLLSLPGVGEKIADCVLLFGLGHHAAFPVDTWMIKAMTRRYGLDGWSPAQVAHFGRVHYGPAAGLAQQYLFAWERTHGAK, encoded by the coding sequence ATGAGCGACCCCGGCTGGACGCCGTGGACCCCACTCGACGGCGCCCCAACCTTCCCACCCGCCGTCCTCGCCGAACAACTCGACGGCGGCCAAGCCTTCCGCTGGCACCGCCAACCCGACGACTCCTGGCAAGGCCAGTGGTCCACCCACCTCGCCCGCCTCCGCCTCGCCCCGGGTAGGGCTGGCTCGCCGAGCCCGCCGCTTCAGTCACCCCAGCCCACCGACTCAAAAGCGGCCTCTTCACCGACAGCTCCACCGAGCACGCCGCTCACGTCACCCCAGCACCTGGAGTGGTCGGCCCCCATCGCCACCGCTCCCACCACCGAGCCCGCGCTGCGACACTACCTCGCGTGCGACGACACCACCGCCGCGATTCTACCGACCGCCAGCGACCCGCATCTCGCGACCTGCGTCGCCGCCTATCCCGGCCTGCGCATCCTCCGCCAACCCTTCGGCGAAACGCTCCTCGGTTTCCTCTGCAGCGCCACCAAGCAGATCGTGCAAATCAAGCAGATGATTGCGCTCCTCGCTGAGCGCCACGGCGCCCCGTTGCCCCCCGCAGCTTGTCATCTATTAGGTGACAAACTGCCGCGGGCGCTGCCGACTTGGGCCCAACTCGCCACTGTAACCGAAGCCGACCTGCGCGCCTGCCAACTTGGTTTTCGCGCCCGCTACATCAAAGGCACGGCCGACATGCTCGCCGCCGAACCCGATTGGCTGGCCACCACCGCGCAGCTCCCCTTTACCGCCGCCAAAACGCGACTCCTGTCGCTGCCCGGCGTCGGTGAAAAAATCGCCGACTGCGTGCTCCTTTTCGGCCTCGGTCACCACGCCGCTTTCCCCGTCGATACCTGGATGATCAAAGCGATGACCCGCCGCTATGGCCTCGACGGCTGGAGCCCCGCGCAAGTAGCCCACTTCGGCCGCGTCCACTACGGCCCGGCGGCGGGCTTGGCCCAGCAATACCTCTTCGCCTGGGAACGCACCCACGGGGCCAAATAG
- a CDS encoding circularly permuted type 2 ATP-grasp protein, whose amino-acid sequence MAELFADYDTGPFYDEMFTATGEPRPHYQRFFDRYAQLNGMEELVERQHTADKTFERRGVTFTVYSDQAGTEKIFPFDMIPRIISAEEWRHLESGLRQRMIALDLFLRDVYSDQKIVNEGIVPRSLVESCSHFRKALVGVKLPLDRHVHINGTDLVRDQHGTYCVLEDNLRTPSGVSYVLENRQVMKRVFPNLLRNYDVRPVSNYPIDLLDLLHSLAPPDVPEPTVVLLTPGVYNSAYFEHAFLARQMGIQIVEGSDLVVENDRVYMKRTHGLAPVHVIYRRIDDDFLDPTVFRKDSMLGVPGLFEAYRKGNVALTNPVGTGIADDKAIYYYVPAMIKFYLGEDPILPNVETFLTSNQTELQHVLDNLPNFVVKSVNEAGGYGMLVGPKSTKAEIESFRAKIIANPRNFIAQPTLGLSRAPTVCGDAIEGRHLDLRPYILYGKDVKIMPGGLTRVALKRGSLVVNSSQGGGSKDTWVLADTNDPTPAATEATAGRITL is encoded by the coding sequence ATGGCCGAACTTTTTGCCGACTACGACACCGGACCTTTTTATGATGAGATGTTCACCGCCACCGGTGAACCTCGGCCGCACTACCAACGTTTTTTCGATCGTTACGCGCAGCTGAACGGCATGGAGGAACTCGTCGAGCGGCAACACACCGCCGACAAGACGTTCGAACGCCGCGGGGTCACGTTCACCGTCTATTCCGACCAAGCGGGCACCGAGAAAATTTTCCCGTTCGACATGATCCCTCGGATCATCTCCGCCGAAGAATGGCGACACCTCGAAAGCGGCCTGCGCCAACGCATGATCGCCCTCGACCTGTTCCTGCGCGACGTCTACTCCGACCAAAAGATCGTCAATGAGGGCATCGTCCCCCGTTCCCTCGTCGAAAGCTGCTCCCACTTCCGCAAGGCGCTCGTCGGCGTGAAGCTCCCGCTCGATCGACACGTTCACATCAACGGCACCGATCTCGTCCGCGATCAGCACGGCACCTACTGTGTGCTCGAAGACAACCTCCGCACGCCGTCCGGCGTGAGCTACGTGCTCGAGAATCGGCAGGTCATGAAGCGCGTTTTCCCCAACCTGCTTCGCAACTACGACGTGCGGCCGGTCTCGAACTACCCCATCGATCTGCTCGACCTGTTGCACAGTCTGGCGCCGCCCGACGTGCCCGAACCCACCGTCGTTCTGCTCACCCCCGGCGTCTACAACTCCGCCTACTTCGAGCACGCCTTCCTCGCCCGCCAGATGGGCATCCAAATCGTCGAAGGCAGCGACCTCGTGGTCGAAAACGACCGGGTCTACATGAAGCGCACCCACGGCCTCGCTCCGGTGCACGTCATCTACCGCCGCATCGACGACGACTTTCTCGACCCCACCGTGTTCCGCAAGGACTCCATGCTCGGCGTGCCCGGCCTCTTCGAGGCTTACCGCAAGGGCAACGTCGCCCTCACCAACCCCGTGGGCACCGGCATCGCCGACGACAAGGCCATCTATTATTACGTGCCGGCCATGATCAAATTCTACCTCGGCGAAGACCCCATCCTGCCGAACGTGGAAACCTTCCTCACCTCCAACCAGACCGAGCTCCAGCACGTGCTCGACAACCTCCCCAACTTCGTCGTCAAGAGCGTCAACGAAGCCGGCGGTTACGGCATGTTGGTCGGCCCCAAATCGACCAAGGCCGAGATCGAGTCCTTCCGCGCCAAGATCATCGCCAACCCCCGCAACTTCATCGCCCAACCCACCCTCGGCCTCTCCCGCGCCCCCACCGTTTGCGGCGACGCCATCGAAGGCCGTCACCTCGATCTGCGCCCCTACATTCTCTACGGCAAAGACGTCAAAATCATGCCCGGCGGACTCACCCGCGTCGCTCTCAAACGCGGCTCACTCGTGGTCAATTCCTCCCAGGGCGGCGGCTCGAAAGACACCTGGGTGCTCGCCGACACCAACGATCCTACGCCCGCCGCCACCGAGGCCACCGCCGGTCGCATCACCCTCTAA
- a CDS encoding alpha-E domain-containing protein: MTTTSSQSQSQTSNPVAPRSGMLSRVANLIYWTARYLERAENTARLIDVNAQLVLDLDAQQDSDDPRAWEPLVYVTGDEKDFVKLYGETTDERNVVEYLLFDRRNTSSFVSCIFAARENARCIQDQIASEMWETLNTFYLELKQHDYESYTQFGPSEYLSQLKLRIQQLYGVAESMLPRDEGWWFYQLGRYLERADNVSRIIDIKYYMILPPNHQVGAALDIVQWASVLRSCSAFEAFRRSKRGQLTLTRVLDYLIRDRAFPRSLLSAIIAAENCVRQIIADADTTANAKHTFEQLGKLRAHLEQTDIDAVIASGLHEYLDQFQVKIIGIHTDVGRAFLQSEYEEVATA, from the coding sequence ATGACCACCACGTCCTCCCAGTCCCAATCCCAGACCAGCAATCCCGTCGCTCCCCGCTCGGGCATGCTCAGCCGCGTCGCCAACCTCATCTACTGGACCGCCCGCTACCTCGAACGCGCCGAAAACACCGCCCGCCTCATCGACGTCAACGCCCAGCTCGTGCTCGACCTCGACGCCCAACAGGATTCCGACGACCCCCGCGCCTGGGAACCCCTCGTTTACGTGACCGGCGATGAAAAGGATTTCGTCAAACTCTACGGCGAAACCACCGACGAACGCAACGTCGTCGAATACCTCCTGTTCGACCGGCGCAACACCTCGTCCTTCGTTTCCTGTATCTTCGCCGCCCGCGAAAACGCCCGCTGCATTCAGGACCAGATCGCCTCCGAAATGTGGGAGACGCTCAATACGTTCTACCTCGAGCTCAAACAACACGACTACGAGTCCTATACCCAGTTTGGTCCGAGCGAATACCTGTCGCAGCTCAAGCTGCGCATCCAGCAACTCTACGGCGTCGCCGAGTCCATGCTCCCGCGCGACGAAGGCTGGTGGTTCTACCAACTCGGCCGCTACCTCGAACGCGCCGACAACGTGTCGCGGATCATCGACATCAAATACTACATGATCCTGCCGCCCAACCATCAGGTCGGCGCCGCGCTCGACATCGTGCAATGGGCTTCCGTGCTGCGCTCCTGCTCCGCCTTCGAAGCCTTCCGCCGCTCCAAACGCGGCCAGCTCACCCTCACCCGCGTGCTCGACTACCTCATCCGCGACCGGGCCTTCCCCCGCTCGTTGCTGTCCGCCATCATCGCCGCCGAAAACTGCGTGCGCCAAATCATCGCCGACGCCGATACCACGGCCAACGCGAAGCACACCTTCGAACAACTCGGCAAGTTGCGCGCCCACCTCGAACAAACCGATATCGATGCCGTCATCGCGAGTGGACTGCACGAATACCTCGATCAATTTCAGGTCAAGATCATCGGGATTCACACCGACGTCGGTCGCGCCTTCCTTCAGTCCGAATACGAAGAAGTCGCCACCGCATGA
- the cas5c gene encoding type I-C CRISPR-associated protein Cas5c, translated as MSYGIKLHLSGDFACFTRPEMKVERVSYDIITPSAARGIIEAIYWKPQIRWIIDRIHVLKPIRFTNIRRNEVGAKASAPTAAAMNGDIVVLPGIIADDPKTRQQRASTLLRDIAYVIEAHFDILDYRFERGGPELPANDCAGKHLDVFKRRARGGQCFHQPCLGNREFPARFSLIEDGDPLPACELPPEQLNKELGWMLHDLSYLPADKKAKDSFLTGRGKRVRTEPRFFHAQLENGIVTVPPLQSATA; from the coding sequence ATGTCCTACGGCATCAAACTTCACCTCAGCGGCGATTTCGCCTGTTTCACTCGACCCGAGATGAAGGTCGAGCGTGTCTCCTACGACATCATCACCCCCTCCGCTGCGCGCGGCATCATCGAGGCCATCTACTGGAAACCCCAAATTCGATGGATCATCGACCGCATTCACGTCCTCAAGCCCATCCGGTTTACCAATATCCGCCGCAACGAAGTCGGAGCCAAAGCCAGCGCCCCGACCGCCGCAGCCATGAACGGAGACATAGTCGTGCTCCCCGGAATCATAGCGGATGATCCTAAGACTCGCCAGCAACGCGCCTCAACCCTCCTGCGCGACATCGCCTACGTGATCGAAGCCCATTTCGATATCCTTGATTACCGCTTCGAGCGGGGCGGGCCCGAACTTCCCGCCAACGACTGCGCGGGCAAGCACCTCGATGTCTTCAAACGCCGGGCCCGAGGCGGCCAATGCTTTCACCAGCCGTGTCTGGGCAATCGCGAATTTCCCGCCCGCTTCTCCCTCATCGAAGATGGAGACCCATTACCGGCATGCGAACTCCCCCCTGAACAGCTCAACAAAGAACTAGGCTGGATGCTCCACGATCTCTCTTACCTACCTGCCGATAAAAAAGCCAAAGACAGCTTTCTCACCGGTCGAGGAAAACGCGTCCGCACCGAGCCCCGCTTCTTTCACGCTCAACTCGAAAACGGCATCGTCACCGTCCCGCCCCTCCAATCCGCCACCGCCTGA
- a CDS encoding FitA-like ribbon-helix-helix domain-containing protein produces the protein MKTITIRDVPEDLLAGLKQTAKRSRRSLNQQVLVCLEEAWVGKGGGVMGNVEAELAEIRLLRGNSKPMTAAEIDAAKRGGRA, from the coding sequence ATGAAAACGATTACGATTCGTGACGTTCCTGAGGATCTTCTTGCTGGGCTGAAACAAACGGCGAAGCGGAGCCGAAGGAGCTTGAATCAGCAGGTGTTGGTTTGTCTGGAAGAGGCGTGGGTGGGTAAAGGAGGCGGAGTCATGGGGAACGTGGAAGCGGAGCTCGCTGAAATCCGACTTCTCCGGGGGAATTCCAAACCGATGACGGCAGCGGAAATCGATGCTGCGAAACGAGGCGGCCGAGCTTGA